From the Primulina tabacum isolate GXHZ01 chromosome 15, ASM2559414v2, whole genome shotgun sequence genome, one window contains:
- the LOC142527998 gene encoding uncharacterized protein LOC142527998: MQKSFTLLQTVGIAGVFSAVSTWYGFMFGRESARKELAELIESLRRSNSDPKPPSQHS, translated from the exons ATGCAGAAAAGCTTCACTTTGCTGCAGACAGTAGGTATTGCCGGTGTCTTCTCTGCTGTGTCTACCTG GTATGGATTTATGTTCGGCAGAGAGTCCGCCCGCAAGGAGCTTGCTGAATTGATTGAAAGCCTCCGCCGCTCAAATTCTGATCCCAAACCTCCGTCGCAGCACTCGTAA